One Ricinus communis isolate WT05 ecotype wild-type chromosome 7, ASM1957865v1, whole genome shotgun sequence genomic region harbors:
- the LOC8283394 gene encoding ACT domain-containing protein ACR1: MEIAYQPYIDPEFESLIERIYPPRVCIDNEACQDCTVVKVDSANKHGILLEMVQVLTDLDLVISKSYICSDGGWFMDVFHVTDQLGNKLTDESLILYIQQALCTNRRAGASQELQNCLKREVRPRHVSTDHTAMEMTGIDRPGMLSEISAVLAELQCHVTAAVAWTHNSRAACIIYMEDGLSGGPITDSNKLAHVEEQLQNVVEAHHGIGEMRSVRLASPVTGQTHTERRLHQLMSATLDYEPCCGCTDGDAAHQRNCTKIHVSIESCKEKGYSVVNMRSMDRPKLLFDTLCALTDMQYVVFHAAVSSKGTMARQEYFIRHKDGCTLDTESERHKLTKCLIAATERRASHGLRLDISTHNRVGLLSDVTRVFRENGLSISRAEIGLQGDRAVGSFYITDASGDEANTHTLELVRKEIGGSVLVVNKSPGWTPRTPSTAGISRTSSGSVGEEKPKFSLGSLLWSQLERLSGNFGSIRS; encoded by the exons ATGGAGATCGCTTACCAGCCTTATATCGACCCAGAATTCGAATCTTTAATCGAAAGAATTTATCCTCCTAG GGTTTGTATTGATAATGAGGCATGCCAAGACTGCACGGTTGTCAAG GTTGATAGTGCAAACAAGCACGGCATTCTATTAGAGATGGTCCAAGTCTTGACAGATCTTGACCTTGTTATATCTAAATCATACATTTGCTCTGATGGGGGATGGTTCATGGACG TGTTCCACGTGACTGACCAGCTTGGGAACAAGCTTACTGACGAGAGTCTCATACTTTATATTCAGCAG GCACTCTGTACAAATAGAAGAGCGGGAGCATCACAGGAGCTACAAAATTGCCTTAAAAGAGAAGTTAGGCCAAGACATGTGTCCACAGACCACACCGCAATGGAGATGACTGGAATTGATAGACCAGGAATGCTATCGGAGATTTCGGCTGTGTTAGCTGAGCTGCAATGCCACGTCACAGCGGCTGTGGCATGGACACATAACAGCCGAGCAGCATGTATAATCTATATGGAAGACGGGCTGAGTGGCGGACCCATAACTGACTCCAACAAACTTGCACATGTAGAAGAGCAGCTTCAAAATGTTGTGGAGGCCCATCATGGGATTGGGGAGATGAGGAGTGTGAGATTGGCATCACCAGTGACCGGACAGACTCACACTGAGAGGCGGCTCCACCAGTTGATGTCTGCCACTTTGGATTATGAGCCGTGTTGTGGCTGCACAGATGGCGATGCTGCGCACCAGAGAAATTGTACTAAGATTCATGTGTCAATAGAATCTTGCAAGGAGAAAGGATACTCGGTGGTGAATATGAGGAGTATGGACAGGCCGAAGCTCTTATTTGACACGCTCTGCGCGCTAACTGATATGCAGTATGTGGTGTTCCACGCTGCTGTTAGCTCCAAGGGCACAATGGCTCGTCAG GAATACTTTATTCGGCATAAAGATGGCTGCACTTTGGATACAGAAAGTGAAAGGCATAAACTTACCAAATGCTTGATTGCTGCCACTGAGAGGAGGGCATCTCAT GGCCTGAGGCTTGATATTAGCACTCACAATCGAGTGGGGTTGCTCTCAGATGTGACACGGGTCTTTCGGGAAAATGGCCTATCGATATCGAGAGCTGAGATCGGTTTACAAGGGGACAGAGCAGTAGGGTCATTCTATATCACTGATGCTTCAGGAGACGAAGCTAATACACACACTCTAGAATTGGTGAGGAAAGAGATAGGGGGATCTGTCCTTGTAGTTAACAAATCACCAGGATGGACTCCCAGGACTCCCTCCACAGCTGGTATTAGTAGAACTAGCAGTGGAAGTGTAGGTGAAGAGAAGCCAAAATTCTCACTAGGAAGCCTCTTGTGGTCTCAGCTCGAGCGGCTTTCGGGTAATTTTGGATCTATAAGATCCTGA